TGCGGACCTCGCCCTGGACCACAAGATCCTCAAGGACGTACTCTCAAAAAAGTTCTGAGGCCCTGCCAGCGCAAGGATATGGCTGCTTATGTTATTTCTATGCACCAGATCAGCATCAGCAGGGCCTGCAAGGTTGTCAACCTGCCCAAGTCGATGTATTATTACAGGAACAGGAAGGACGACAGCGAAACGATAGCGAAGCTCCGAGAGCTGGCCGATCGGTATCCAACCGAAGGACAGGACCTTTACTATTCACGTATCCGACACGAGGGACTGAAGTGGAACTACAAACGAATCCGCAGGGTGTATCAACTCTTGGGGATGAACCGTCGCAGAAAGGTCAGGAGACGACTTCCAGCCCGGGTAAAGCAACCGTTATCGATTCCAGAAAGGCCGCTTAAAACATGGTCTCTGGACTTCATGAGCGATGTACTGACCAATAAGCGCAAGTTCAGGACCCTGAATATCATTGATGATTTTAATAGACAGGCCATCGCTATTGAGGTTGCGCACGGTATGCCAGCAAACAAAGTAACCTATCTATTGGAACGCATCATAAAAGAGCAGGGAAAACCTTCACGTTTCCGTACGGATAACGGCCCTGAATTTATCAGTAGGGAATTTCGAGATTGGTGTGCTGGCAAAGAAATAGATATACAGTACATTCAACCAGGCAGGCCGATGCAAAACGGTTACATTGAACGTTTCAACCGCACGTTTCGGGAAAGTATCCTTGATGCCTACCTCTTTGAAGATACACAGCAAGTACAGATACTTGCAGAAGAATGGATTCAGGATTACAACTACAGAAGACCACATGAGTCATTGGGAGGAAAGACACCAATGGAATACGATGCCCTGCCGGCGGCATGTTATCAATAGGTCAACTTTAAAAAAGATTGACCTATTGATAACAACTATTTTTAAATTTGAAAACTCGCCTGGATGCCAGTCCGAAAATAGGGAGGGTTACATGGTAGCGCGTGACCGTTTTAAATGCGGCAATAAGTTCGTACTTCTTTTTAAGTATACGGGTTAGCAATAGAACATCAGTTAGAGGATGTTAAAGAAAAGACCCAAAGGTGAATTCTGATTTCTTTTGCTCGGCACAGACAGATAAAGTTAGATCTATCTCTATATTCCGTTTTGAGATAAAAATTAGAATTCTCAATAATGGTGGTAAAGTTGGCTAGATGACTCGTCATATTTATTGTATCGGAATTTTATCTAGCTCTTATTTTTATTATCTTTAATGTATGGAAGAGTTAAGCCACTTACCGATTGATAAGCAAAACGATATTCTTAAAATTTTAGAAATAATTAAAGAAGTCGCAGTGCCTGAGAAGGTCATTTTGTTCGGGAGCTTTGCGAGGGGAGATTGGGTGGACGATGAGTATGTTGAAAACGGTGCTACATATACATATCGTAGCGATTTTGATTTTCTGGTTGTAACACGTGACTCAAAACTTTTAGAATTAGAAATAAAGAACAGAATCGAAAATCGAACTAGAAGTTCTCGACATCCAGTTAATCCATTGGTGCATGACTTAAAACATATAAACTACGGTTTAGAAAGAGGCCAATATTTCTTTAAATCTATAATTGAAAGTGGTATCTTATTGTTCGATACAAAATCGTTTGATTTTGTAAAATCCCGTGCTTTGTCTATTGAAGAACAGAGAGAACAGGCATTATGTTATTATAATAACTGGATTGAAAGTGGCGTTAGGCTGCTGCGTATTGCAGAGGTCGCGTTTGATATATCATTGGAAGAGGATTTAGCGATGAACGAGGTACTGTTCTTATTACATCAAACCGCTGAAAAATTCTATGCAGGATTGGGCTTAATATACAATGGCTATAAACCAAAAACTCATAGTATCAAGGAATACCGAAATTATACTAAAGAAATCTCCGAAGAGATAAATAAGATTTTTCTGTATCCAGAAAGTTCTTCTAAAGAAGAGGAATTGTTCGAAATTTTACAGAAAAGCTATATTGATGCTCGTTATAAGCAAGATTTTTATGTGAATAAAGCTGATGTTAAATCTATTCTAGAAAAAATTCAGATACTAAAAGTCCTAACTATTAAATATTCGCTTAAAAAACTAAACAGCATTAACTAATTCCATGCCTTCAAAAAGGCAAAATCGTTGTCTAGAAGCTCTTTCGGATGCTTATTTAATCCTTTAGCATACTCAAGAAACGTAGAAAAATTAAAATCCTTATTGCCATTCTCGATATTGCTGATGTTGCTCTTAGTTAAATCGCACCGCGAAGCTAATTGATCTTGACTCAATCCGCACCCCTGACGTGTACGTCTGAGGAACTTCCCAATTTCTTTTAACCGTTCAAAATCTCTCTCTATATTCATTTTAAAACGGAATAAAGCAAATAATAACAAATTATGTGTTATAAGATCTTGCAACTTTAGCGTATTTTTTTTATATTTGCAGTTCATTCATTTGGTAGGCGTGAGAAACCTAAAACCAATGTGAATGCGAATTATAAACTTATACATTCCTAATAGATATTCTGGAAAGGCCTCCCTTGATTCTAGGTCGCGTAGTTTCTCACGCCCAACCATGGCGCAAGGGAGTGGCCTTTCTTGTTTAATTATCTATGGTAGGGTATGTTTTATGCATACCTATAATCTCCTGATCTCTCCTCCCGAGTAGGACATGTGACCATTATGTCACATCCC
The DNA window shown above is from Sphingobacterium hotanense and carries:
- a CDS encoding IS3 family transposase, with amino-acid sequence MAAYVISMHQISISRACKVVNLPKSMYYYRNRKDDSETIAKLRELADRYPTEGQDLYYSRIRHEGLKWNYKRIRRVYQLLGMNRRRKVRRRLPARVKQPLSIPERPLKTWSLDFMSDVLTNKRKFRTLNIIDDFNRQAIAIEVAHGMPANKVTYLLERIIKEQGKPSRFRTDNGPEFISREFRDWCAGKEIDIQYIQPGRPMQNGYIERFNRTFRESILDAYLFEDTQQVQILAEEWIQDYNYRRPHESLGGKTPMEYDALPAACYQ
- a CDS encoding HEPN domain-containing protein; translated protein: MEELSHLPIDKQNDILKILEIIKEVAVPEKVILFGSFARGDWVDDEYVENGATYTYRSDFDFLVVTRDSKLLELEIKNRIENRTRSSRHPVNPLVHDLKHINYGLERGQYFFKSIIESGILLFDTKSFDFVKSRALSIEEQREQALCYYNNWIESGVRLLRIAEVAFDISLEEDLAMNEVLFLLHQTAEKFYAGLGLIYNGYKPKTHSIKEYRNYTKEISEEINKIFLYPESSSKEEELFEILQKSYIDARYKQDFYVNKADVKSILEKIQILKVLTIKYSLKKLNSIN
- a CDS encoding helix-turn-helix domain-containing protein, coding for MNIERDFERLKEIGKFLRRTRQGCGLSQDQLASRCDLTKSNISNIENGNKDFNFSTFLEYAKGLNKHPKELLDNDFAFLKAWN